One Aegilops tauschii subsp. strangulata cultivar AL8/78 chromosome 7, Aet v6.0, whole genome shotgun sequence genomic window carries:
- the LOC109782477 gene encoding coatomer subunit beta'-2, whose translation MTTITPSCSAGRETSSVPQHQARDVRWTAARSRPALRVKYRPGDEEMKQGQNSLTANEPTPEKPAAAAGNAASHRVAATPPEGHHPDLPAPPPTAGAPATPGRCPNTRRLPEKSHRHVENKVDILETACSASKLHIIDDTVGWVLCMDAHQTEPLIITGHESGYVQIWNSDTQKVVASIKVSQDIVSKVKFIARKRWIVAASRDCFVHVYKYEKELETVTSFKVHDGDFVWCSLDVHPTQPYVLSGCFGQIKLWDWDQDWNCIQTFEKEHSDDIRELKFNPEDTNSFASASDDYTVKVWSLDSPKSKYTLFGHSHHVYCLDFFKRDGQQYLISGSRDDTAKIWDLQKKECVHTLEHEYEVVCYVFAHPSLPVLITGGRDGAVRVWSSTDFRLKKKLEVGAPVYGLACLMGSERVAVAHFDGVSVMEIGDEEGQGGCEGSSNENSIAAIDS comes from the exons ATGACCACCATCACTCCGTCCTGCAgcgccgggcgcgagacgagctcggtcccaCAACACCAGGCGCGAGACGTGCGATGGACCGCAGCTAGGAGCCGACCAGCCCTTCGAGTCAAGTATAGGCCGGGCGACGAGGAGATGAAACAAGGTCAAAACAGCCTGACCGCAAACGAGCCGACGCCGGAGaagccggccgccgccgcgggcAACGCTGCCAGCCACCGTGTAGCCGCCACTCCACCGGAAGGCCACCACCCGGACCTCCCCGCGCCACCGCCCACGGCCGGAGCACCAGCCACACCCGGCCGCTGCCCCAACACGCGCCGCCTGCCGGAGAAGTCGC ATAGGCATGTTGAAAATAAGGTGGACATCCTTGAGACTGCTTGCAGCGCCAGCAAGTTGCAT ATTATAGATGATACAGTCGGTTGGGTCCTTTGTATGGATGCACATCAGACAGAGCCATT GATTATAACCGGTCACGAATCTGGTTATGTTCAGATTTGGAACTCTGACACGCAG AAAGTGGTCGCTTCGATTAAGGTCTCGCAGGATATAG TAAGCAAAGTTAAATTTATTGCACGAAAGAGGTGGATTGTGGCTGCGTCACGTGATTGTTTCGTCCATGTGTACAAGTATGAAAAGGAACTCGAAACGGTCACGAGCTTCAAAGTTCACGATGGTGACTTTGTCTGGTGTTCATTAGACGTTCATCCGACCCAGCCGTATGTGCTGTCAGGTTGTTTTGGGCAAATAAAGCTTTGGGACTGGGACCAGGACTGGAATTGCATACAGACATTTGAAAAAGAGCACTCAGATGATATTAGGGAACTAAAATTTAACCCAGAGGACACCAACAGTTTTGCAAGTGCTTCAGATGATTATACAGTAAAG GTTTGGAGTCTTGATTCTCCCAAATCCAAGTATACTTTGTTTGGGCATTCACATCACGTGTACTGCCTGGATTTCTTCAAGCGTGATGGTCAGCAGTATTTGATTAGTGGCTCTCGGGATGACACTGCCAAG ATATGGGACTTGCAGAAGAAGGAGTGTGTTCATACACTCGAACATGAGTATGAAGTAGTCTGTTACGTCTTTGCCCATCCCAGTCTTCCAGTTCTAATTACAGGTGGTCGCGATGGTGCTGTTCGTGTGTGGAGCTCCACTGATTTCAG GCTGAAGAAAAAGCTTGAGGTCGGTGCGCCGGTTTATGGTCTCGCATGTTTGATGGGGTCA